The following are encoded in a window of Penaeus vannamei isolate JL-2024 chromosome 35, ASM4276789v1, whole genome shotgun sequence genomic DNA:
- the LOC138859351 gene encoding repetin-like — protein MKGPTSHEGTDEPRRDRRATKGPTSHEGPTSHEGPTSHEGPTSHEGPTSHEGPTSHEGPTSHEGPTSHEGPTSHEGPTSHEGPTSHEGPTSHEGPTSHEGPTSHEGPTSHEGPTSHEGPTSHKGTDKPRRDRRATKDRRATRDRRATRDRRATEDRRATRDRRATRDRRATRDRRATRDQRATKGPTSHEGTDEPRGTDEPRGTDEPRGTDEPRGTDEPRGTDEPRGTDEPRGTDEPRGTNEPLRDRQATKGPTSHEGPTSHEGPTSHEGPTSHEGPTSHEGPTSHERTDKP, from the coding sequence ATGAAAGGACCGACAAGCCACGAAGGGACCGACGAGCCACGAAGGGACCGACGAGCCACGAAGGGACCGACGAGCCACGAGGGACCGACGAGCCACGAGGGACCGACGAGCCACGAAGGACCGACGAGCCACGAGGGACCGACGAGCCACGAGGGACCGACGAGCCACGAAGGACCGACGAGCCACGAAGGACCGACGAGCCACGAGGGACCGACGAGCCACGAAGGACCGACGAGCCACGAGGGACCGACGAGCCACGAAGGACCGACGAGCCACGAGGGACCGACGAGCCACGAAGGACCGACGAGCCACGAGGGACCGACGAGCCACGAGGGACCGACGAGCCACGAGGGACCAACGAGCCACAAAGGGACCGACAAGCCACGAAGGGACCGACGAGCCACGAAGGACCGACGAGCCACGAGGGACCGACGAGCCACGAGGGACCGACGAGCCACGGAGGACCGACGAGCCACGAGGGACCGACGAGCCACGAGGGACCGACGAGCCACGAGGGACCGACGAGCCACGAGGGACCAACGAGCCACTAAGGGACCGACAAGCCACGAAGGGACCGACGAGCCACGAGGGACCGACGAGCCACGAGGGACCGACGAGCCACGAGGGACCGACGAGCCACGAGGGACCGACGAGCCACGAGGGACCGACGAGCCACGAGGGACCGACGAGCCACGAGGGACCGACGAGCCACGAGGGACCAACGAGCCACTAAGGGACCGACAAGCCACGAAGGGACCGACGAGCCACGAGGGACCGACGAGCCACGAGGGACCGACGAGCCACGAGGGACCGACGAGCCACGAGGGACCGACGAGCCACGAGGGACCAACGAGCCATGAAAGGACCGACAAGCCATGA